TTTCATACCTGATCAATCACAAGAACTGAAAGATCCTTCATGATCTGTGCAAGCTCATTGACTGATTGGGCAACCTTCAAACAACAAGCAGATAATGAAAGTGAATTTCAAGGCATCAGTAACCTATTTTTCCTTTACATAAATCATATCCATACTGAACAAATAAAACTCACCTGTTCGATTTCTCTCTCCCTTTCTCTAGTGAACGCTTCGCTTTTCTTAAGTTTTGACATCTGAACCTCAGTGAaaccctgaaaataaaagatCCAAGAATTACATCATTGATATCTTAATTTAAAACCAACGCAGCCTTCACTTTACATAATTGTGTGATTGTTGTTTTTGCCTTCTGTGTTCTCAATTTTCAGTTTTACTTTATTACTTATGGATCTGAAGTGAAGCATTCCAGTAAAAACCTTGAGTTTGTTCCAATAAAACTTACAGTTACACAACAGAGAGCGAGTGAGCAGCACACAGAAAACAATGTCAAATTCATACAGCTGACGTAGGCTGCTATAAATAAGCCTATAATAAAGCTGCCAGTGCTCAGAAGCAAACAACTTCATGAAAAAGAGAGTCTATGGTAAGTAAAGACAATGAAAAAGCGTACCACATCCTCAAATTCATCATCTTCAAGTTCAAACGTCGACTTAGACCCATTCATATTCATTTCTAAATCAACACCATCTTGCCCCTGAAATCGCATTTCATTAACCAAGATTCTTTATTAGAGTGAGATAAGTAGCACAAGCGTCTGAATTTCTGAAACATCTTAAGACAGAGTGGCAAACCTCTTTCTGTTGGCGAAGCTGCTTCAAATAAGTTGACTGCTTTTTCCTGAACTCCATCGAAAGAGTTTGCAGGTCTGTAGCAAGGGAACGCTGCAGATAACAGTGAAAGGCATTTGGTCCATCAGCACAAACATTCATAGCAGTTGCCGCTTTTGTGGCTGTTAATAAATAAAACATCAGGGGTGAGTCATCACCTGGACATTCTTTCTGACATTCGAATCTTCTGAGGAGTCTTTCATGGACAGCTTCTGCAGCTTCTTTTCTGACCTCTTCAGCAGGTCAGTTATCTCATGCGTGAGAATCTCAATTGCTCGCTGATCATCTCTGCCATCGCCGAAGGACGGCATCAAGGCCTTGGCGTGCGCCTTAGCCAGCTCAGCCATCTTCGTCTTTGCCCGCTGCATGTTCGCAGATATCTCTTCGGAGACATCCACCCAGGCCGGGGGCAGCCCAACCGTCGCCGCGCCTCTACTGCACAACAGTGATCGCGTGTCAGTACCGTACAATTGATCTGATCACTAGTCAGAAGTCCAAGGAAGTGCTTTTCATATGACAAGCTCTACTGCATAGCTACTAAAGATCGAGGAAGCACTGAACCTAGTAGATCTCAACTTCTCCTCTCAAGCGATTAAGAAAATGAGGCCGAAAGATCCCGCCCGGACTTCCTTAGCAGGAGCTTAAGCTTTTCAAGACAATGCTATTCCACCCTGCTGTCTGTGTCAGGCCGCTTTCTACCGTAGGGCTCCAATCAAGATACCAATTGCCATTTCCCAGTACCGGTGCACGCGGCCATGCACCTTGGCTCGAATTAGCTAACACACGAGGGTAGCTTAGATCAGACTAACTGATGGAGGTCAATTAGCCGATGCACATGCTCGAAATAACTAGCTAATGTACTACTACAAGGGTGCCATGGACGAGGAGACTAGCTGATTGACAAGTCTGGTGGTGTGCAATCCAGCATTTCCAGCGATCTCCCGCTGCCCGTGCCGCAATTTGACAACCCCGCGTCGCGATTAGCTAGCTACGCTCACTACCTTAACTGATCTGGTCTCTAGTGGGGTGAGGCGGGACGAGATgcgagggggaggggagggggggcgGGTGACCTGGAGGAGGCGGAGGGGTCGTCGGTGCTGAGGGGGGCGTAGTTGCGGTCGGGCCGCAGCAGCGAGGCCATCTCGACCACCGCCGGCCCGCCgccgggggaggaggaggaggaggaggcggagggcGCCCCGGCCGGCGCGCGGACGTGGCGCAGCGCGTCGCGGTACTTGCGGAAGAGCGGCGTCCGGTTCCGCGTCGCCATGGCCGGCGGGGAGCGGCGGGGTTCGGAGGCGGCGGGCGAGATCTCGTCGGACGGCGAGGCACCGCGGAGGAGGGAGGGGAGGGATCGGGTGGGGGGCAGTTGGTGCGAGCCGACCGTGCGGAGTTGGGAGACACTTCGCCACCAAGGAAGGTGAGGGGAGGGGGAGgccagctgctgctgctgaccGGGCTGTCCGGGCCGGGCCGGGAAGGTGTGAGGAAAGAGTTTGCGCTCAGTTGGGCCGACGTATAAATGACCGGCCCGTCTTTTTTCAAAAAAACGGCCTGACGA
This sequence is a window from Aegilops tauschii subsp. strangulata cultivar AL8/78 chromosome 7, Aet v6.0, whole genome shotgun sequence. Protein-coding genes within it:
- the LOC109743937 gene encoding syntaxin-43, with the protein product MATRNRTPLFRKYRDALRHVRAPAGAPSASSSSSSPGGGPAVVEMASLLRPDRNYAPLSTDDPSASSSRGAATVGLPPAWVDVSEEISANMQRAKTKMAELAKAHAKALMPSFGDGRDDQRAIEILTHEITDLLKRSEKKLQKLSMKDSSEDSNVRKNVQRSLATDLQTLSMEFRKKQSTYLKQLRQQKEGQDGVDLEMNMNGSKSTFELEDDEFEDVGFTEVQMSKLKKSEAFTREREREIEQVAQSVNELAQIMKDLSVLVIDQGTIVDRIDYNVQNVAASVEEGYKQLQKAERTQKKGGMVMCATVLVILIFILIILLVLKKILF